The sequence below is a genomic window from Phycisphaerales bacterium AB-hyl4.
TCCCACCAAACAATAACTGACTGCAGTTAACTCCTTGGAGTACATTGATATCTCGAATATTATTCAAGTTATTGAGACTCAGAATGCGGCTTCGACCGCCCAACTTGTAGGTGCCATCGTCAAAGAGAACAAGACATAGAAATGGCGTTAACGGCAACGTGATCACTAGCCCCTTGTTAGCAACACCTGTAATCGATGCCCATTTTACTTTTCTTTCTAAGAACGGATTCCAAAATACACATGGATGATCAGACGTTACGAATGGCGTGTTTGTTTTATTTTGGATTAAACCCGCCTGAAGATCGATTGCGTATGGCAGCGAATTAAAGACAGCTGAAAAATGCATCTCCAACGTACCGGAAAACGATAAATTCGTTAGATCGCCGAGATCGTTAGCATCGGGATGCCCCTTGATCGCCTCGCGCATAAGCTGTGCAAGACCGTGACTCGCTTCATCCATATGCGTTGGTGTTCTAGCGTGCATTAATATAAGAAAGGCAACTAAAATAAAATGAGAAAAAGACCCTTTTTCGGGTAGCTGGTGAGTTTCAATCACGTTTCGAATAATCGGAGCCGCGGCCCCCTCGAACGAACCCAAGAGCTTTTCGTTTTCAACATTTTCGTATAAGTTGCGTCGCTGCGCTTGATGGCGAATTGATGCCCCAGAAACAAACCGACCTGTCTTAGCGTTAAGCAAGCTAATTTGACGCCCGGTTTCGTCGGAAAAATTTCGCAAATAGAATTGAGGAATAAAGTGTTGTTTCTGGAATTGAGCCACTAAATACATCCTAACTGACCATGGATTCCGCGTTATAGGAACGCAAAAACAGCGGGGCCGCTTGCGCGGCCCCGCTGCTAAAAACTTCTCACAGTGTTGCCCGCCCGGTTGAGCGAGCATTCTACCACATGGATCAATAATCCATGTCATCCATACCCGGTGCGCCGGCGGCGGCTTTCTTCTTGTCCTTGCGTTCCACGACGACGGCGTCGGTGGTCAGCAGCAGGCCGGAGATGCTCGCGGCGTTTTGCAGCGCGACGCGTTCGACCTTGGTGGGGACGAGGACGCCGGCCTTGAGCATGTCGCCGTATTCACCGCTGAGCGCGTTGAAGCCGTACGCGTCGTCCTTGCTGGCTTCGACGTTCTGGGCGATCACCGAGCCGTCGTGGCCGGCGTTGACCGCGATCTGCTTGATCGGGGCGGAGACGGCGCGGCGGATGATGTCGACGCCGACCTTTTCGTCACCGACGAGGCCCTTGATGTTGTCAAGCGCTCGGCGGGCACGAAGGATGGCGACGCCGCCACCGGGGAGAATGCCCTCTTCGACGGCGGCACGGCAGGCGTGCATCGCGTCTTCCACGCGGGCCTTCTTCTCTTTCATTTCCGACTCGGTGGCGGCACCGACATTGATCTGGGCCACGCCGCCGGCGAGCTTGGCGAGACGCTCCTGGAGCTTCTCGGCATCGTAGTCGCTGGTCGTGCCTTCGATCTGTCGCTTGATCGATTCGATGCGGGCCTTGATGTCGCTGGTCTTGCCGGCACCTTCGATGATCGTGGTGTTTTCCTTGTCGACGACGAGCTTCTTCGCTCGGCCGAGGTCGGACAGTTCGAGCTTCTCGACGTCGATGCCGAGCTCTTCCATGATCGCGCGGCCGCCGGTGAGGGTGGCGATGTCATCGAGCATGGCCTTGCGACGGTCGCCGAAGCCCGGCGCCTTGACGGCGACAACCTTGAGCACGCCGCGCAGCTTGTTGACCACGAGGGTGGTCAGCGCTTCGCCGTCGATGTCCTCGGCGACGATGAGCAGCGGCTTGCCGCTTTCCGCGACCTTGCCGAGGATGGGAATCAGATCCTTGGCGGAGCTGATCTTCTTCTCGTGGATGAGCACGTAAGCGTCTTCGAGGACGGCTTCCATGCGACCCTGGTCGGTGACGAAGTGGGGGCTGAGGTAGCCCTTGTCGAACTGCATGCCTTCGACGAGGTCGACGTAGGTTTCGAGGCTCTTGCCTTCTTCGACGGTGATGACGCCGTCCTTGCCGACCTTGTCCATCGCGTCGGCGATGATCTGGCCGATGGTTTCGTCCTGGTTGGCGGAGCAGGTGCCGACCTGGGCGACTTCCTTGGAGGAGTTGACGTTCTTGGAGATCTTACGCAGTTCGCCGACGATGGCTTCGACGGCCTTGTCGATGCCGCGCTTGATCTGGTTGGCGTTGGCGCCGGCGGCGATGTTCTTCAGGCCTTCGGTGAAGATGCTCTCGGCGTAGATGGTGGCGGTGGTGGTGCCGTCGCCGGCGTCCTTGGAGGCCTTGGAAGCGACTTCCTTGACCATTTGGGCGCCGATGTTTTCGATGGCGTCTTCGACTTCGACTTCCTTGGCGACGGTGACGCCGTCTTTGGTGACGGTCGGCGAGCCGAAGGATTTTTCGAGGATGACGACGCGGCCGGACGGGCCGAGCGTGACCTTGACGGCCCGTGCGAGCTTGTGGACGCCGCGGCGAATGGCTTCGCGCGCCTCGGCGTCGAACTTGATGGTCTTAGCAGCCATTTGGATGCTCCTTGTATGGTGTGTGGTTGATTTCGTGTTGGAAAATCCGGGGCTTCGCGATGCTCAGCCCTCGGCTTGGTAACTACCGGGTTGCGACACTGCCGGAATCAGGCGACGACAGCGAGGACTTCGTCTTCGCCGAGGACGACGAATTCCTTGTCGTCGAGCTTGACTTCCGTACCGCCCCACTTGCCGAGGAGGACGGTGTCGCCTTCTTTGACCTGGAATGGGGCTCGCTCGCCGTTGTCGAGCAGTCGTCCCTGGCCGAGCGCGATGACCTTGGCCTGTTGGGGCTTGTCAGTCGCGGATTCGGGGAGGTAGATACCGGACTTCGTTTTGGTCTCCGGCTCCACGCGTTGCACAAGAATGCGATCTCCGAGCGGTCGTACTTTCATCGATGGCTCTCCTTTCAGTCGGCTGGTTTGTCCAGCTTGGGTTGTGAGGAAGAAAAAACGTCGTTGGATTGATTCGGTTCGGTTCGACCGGCGGGCCAGGCGCCGGCATAGCGGCGGTCGATCAGTCGACGGATGACCTGCAACAGCGGGTCGAGGTCGACCGGCCGATTGATGACGGAAAACGCGCCGAGGCGGAGGGCTTCGTTAAGGAAGCGCTGGGCCTGGCGGAGGGTGTAGGCATCGTTGGCGACGACCACGACCGGCGGGCGGTTGGGCTTGCGGCGGAGGACCTGGAGCAGCCAGAGGCCGCCGGGCATCGGGTCGCGCGACGCGGATCGCATGTCGTCGGCCGGGGTGAGCAGGTCGACCACGGCGGCATGCACATCAAGGCGGGTCGCCAGGTCGACGGCCTCGCGGCCGGTGCGGGCAAGGTGGGCATGGACCCCCTGCGGCTCGAGCAGGCGCGGGAGCTGGCGCGTCCAATGCTCAATAGCATGATCGCGGTCCTGCGTCAGCAGAACATTGAACCGCGGCGGATTGACAGAGCGCACACTCACCATGGTAGGAGAGAAGATGCAATGGCGATGCCGGAAGGGAGCATGGAGGCGGAGACGGGGCAGATGGGTCTCAAAATGTTATTTTACATATGTTTACGCACTATACGCACATCGAAATGAACTGCCACGGAGGCCAGTCGGGCTGTCGAAGTGGGGGCTGGCCAGAGGCGGGCGTGCCGAATTGGCAGGTGGGCGAGGGCGATTCGGGTGCCCGCTGGTCAGCGTCAATTCTGGGATTGAGAAGAGCCCACGGATTCGCTGCGCTACATCCGTGGGCTTTAATTAATTTAGTGCTTAATCAACCGTGACACATGGCTTAAGCAACTCACGCCACCGGGCGCGTCTCGGCCAGCGGGAAGCCGGCCATCCGCTCCAGCACGGAGATCGGCGCCACGTCCGGCGCTGCCAGGCTTTCGCGGGCGACCATGAACGTCTGCTCCAGGGCATATTGCCCCGACAGGCAGCCGTGGCTGGTCGTATCGGTGAAGCACATCCACGTCGAGCCGGGCGGGAAGGCCCACTGTTCGCCCTTCGCGTGGTCCTGCACTTCGGGATGGTGCTTGAGGTAGTCGTGGAACTTGAGCATGAATCGGTCGTAGTCCGGCCGATCGATCACGGGCAGGCCCGCCTTCGCCATGGCTGAGACCGCCTGTCGGCCGAGCTTCGTGATCGCCGAGGGCGGCTGCGGCAGGCCGGCGTCCTTCGCATACCGCTCGGCCAGTTGCTCGAACGTGCCCGCCGACACCCACACGCGCTCGCGGTCCATGTTGATGTTCGTGAAGATCCGCATCAGCCGATTGCCATGCGACGGCCGAGTGGGGAACGAGTCGACGTGGATCAGATCGTTGCGTGCCTTGAACTTGACCTTCCGCCCCTTCTCCTCGATGGGCCTGAAGCTGGCGTAGTCGATCCGCCACTGCTCGGCGTACTGCGGCAGGAAGCGGGCGCAAAAGTCGATCGCCTGCTGCGAGTAGCGACGCATCACGTCGTGCATCTTCGCGAACGCTTCGGAGTTGTCCGCGTCGACGCCCTTGAGCCGATCCTGCTTCGGCCGATAGCTGATGTTCTTGTGAAACCGCTCCGACTGCTTCTGCGCGAGCAGAAACTGGCGGTCTTCGTCGGAAATCTCAAACGGCGTGGTGGGGAAAAACAGAACGTCGCCACTTTCGATGTGTCGATATTCCGCTTCCGTCGCCGACCGCTCGAGCGGATGTTCTTCAATAGTCACGCGTGCCATGGGTGCCTCTCCTGATGTGGGACGATCCAGTCGGTTATATCACACGCCGACCCGGCATGCATCGGGTTTTTCGAGTCAGCCGGACGTATCGAGCACGGCCCATAGCGTGTGGGCATATCGATTGAGAAACGCCCGTTTGGGCCAAATGAATCGCCGAAGCGTGTTCTTCGCGCCCGGGTTCACGCTGGCTGACATCTCTGCGATGCGGTAGCCCAGCGGGTCCTGTTTGTCGGTGAGAAAGCGGGCGATGTCTTCCACGTTAAACACCCACCGATGCCGGTCCGCCGGCGGCTCGGCGGGCAACCCGTAGTGGCGAATCTCACCCCGGCCTTTGCGGATCGGCTGACGGAACGTGTACCAGCAGTTCGGCAGCGACAGCACAACCTTCCCGCGCGACACGCGCACCAACTCGGCGAAAATCTGGTGCAGGTTGTCCAGATGCTCCAGCACATCGGTGCACACGATCGTGTCGAACGACTTGTCATCGAACGGCAGCTTGCCCGCCGCTTGCAGGTCGACCTGCATGTCCGGCTCGCCGCCGATGTCGATGCCCAGGTAGTCCAGCTCCGGCCGCAGCTTTTTGATCCGCTTCATATCGCAGCCCACGTCGAGCACACGGCCGGTCAGGGCCTTGCCATAACGACGCACGATGTGATCCGCGCGGGCGTTGCGGTTGGAAAGGGAGACCGTCTCAACGTGAATGGGGGGGAGTTGCGCCATGAAGAGCGGCATTCTATCAACTGACGCATGACGAGCCCAACGTGAAGCTGACGCCCACGGCGTCACGCCGTGGGCTTCTAACGCAATAAGCGGACCGCGACGCAGCGAACGTACAAGCGAGTTCCGTGCGGCGTGAAGTAACCCCGGCAATACAAACGAAAACGGCCCGCTCGCATGAAGCGAACGGGCCGTATCATCGCACGGCCAACGCGGTGGCCCGCAACCGTCAACAGCGTGCTATATCAGCGCGTCTCTTCGACGCGGATTTCCTGTGTCTCAATGGTGCGTCGCTGCACGTCGCCTTCCTCAAGGAAGAAGAGGCGATGCTGATTGCCGCTATACAACGCTTCCTCAGCGACCGGTCGGCCATCGACCGTGATACGGCCGCGCTCCGTGTCAACAATCACCGTTTCCCCCTTTTGCACCCGACCGGCGTAGACCATCTGCTCTCTCGTCGCGTCGTAGACGTACGCTTGCCCGTTCTCCGGTACGCTGTATGAAAGCCGCTCACTCCCTTCCGCCCCGAGCATCGCATTGGCGGGTATGTCCGGATGACGTTCCACTGTCGCGCAGCCGATGATCATCAACAGG
It includes:
- the groL gene encoding chaperonin GroEL (60 kDa chaperone family; promotes refolding of misfolded polypeptides especially under stressful conditions; forms two stacked rings of heptamers to form a barrel-shaped 14mer; ends can be capped by GroES; misfolded proteins enter the barrel where they are refolded when GroES binds) — translated: MAAKTIKFDAEAREAIRRGVHKLARAVKVTLGPSGRVVILEKSFGSPTVTKDGVTVAKEVEVEDAIENIGAQMVKEVASKASKDAGDGTTTATIYAESIFTEGLKNIAAGANANQIKRGIDKAVEAIVGELRKISKNVNSSKEVAQVGTCSANQDETIGQIIADAMDKVGKDGVITVEEGKSLETYVDLVEGMQFDKGYLSPHFVTDQGRMEAVLEDAYVLIHEKKISSAKDLIPILGKVAESGKPLLIVAEDIDGEALTTLVVNKLRGVLKVVAVKAPGFGDRRKAMLDDIATLTGGRAIMEELGIDVEKLELSDLGRAKKLVVDKENTTIIEGAGKTSDIKARIESIKRQIEGTTSDYDAEKLQERLAKLAGGVAQINVGAATESEMKEKKARVEDAMHACRAAVEEGILPGGGVAILRARRALDNIKGLVGDEKVGVDIIRRAVSAPIKQIAVNAGHDGSVIAQNVEASKDDAYGFNALSGEYGDMLKAGVLVPTKVERVALQNAASISGLLLTTDAVVVERKDKKKAAAGAPGMDDMDY
- a CDS encoding DUF4238 domain-containing protein, which codes for MAQFQKQHFIPQFYLRNFSDETGRQISLLNAKTGRFVSGASIRHQAQRRNLYENVENEKLLGSFEGAAAPIIRNVIETHQLPEKGSFSHFILVAFLILMHARTPTHMDEASHGLAQLMREAIKGHPDANDLGDLTNLSFSGTLEMHFSAVFNSLPYAIDLQAGLIQNKTNTPFVTSDHPCVFWNPFLERKVKWASITGVANKGLVITLPLTPFLCLVLFDDGTYKLGGRSRILSLNNLNNIRDINVLQGVNCSQLLFGGSGLLAPGEMRRAIETAKPFRSSRCRMVGRGMVVDSENDSQGEMLHYRKWEPRINLEIPGFRLLKKATRYQLTGSAAEPRNPELFKKMRGYEPSWQGSMNIDEVIDEIRKEMKCK
- a CDS encoding class I SAM-dependent methyltransferase, whose protein sequence is MAQLPPIHVETVSLSNRNARADHIVRRYGKALTGRVLDVGCDMKRIKKLRPELDYLGIDIGGEPDMQVDLQAAGKLPFDDKSFDTIVCTDVLEHLDNLHQIFAELVRVSRGKVVLSLPNCWYTFRQPIRKGRGEIRHYGLPAEPPADRHRWVFNVEDIARFLTDKQDPLGYRIAEMSASVNPGAKNTLRRFIWPKRAFLNRYAHTLWAVLDTSG
- a CDS encoding Kdo hydroxylase family protein codes for the protein MARVTIEEHPLERSATEAEYRHIESGDVLFFPTTPFEISDEDRQFLLAQKQSERFHKNISYRPKQDRLKGVDADNSEAFAKMHDVMRRYSQQAIDFCARFLPQYAEQWRIDYASFRPIEEKGRKVKFKARNDLIHVDSFPTRPSHGNRLMRIFTNINMDRERVWVSAGTFEQLAERYAKDAGLPQPPSAITKLGRQAVSAMAKAGLPVIDRPDYDRFMLKFHDYLKHHPEVQDHAKGEQWAFPPGSTWMCFTDTTSHGCLSGQYALEQTFMVARESLAAPDVAPISVLERMAGFPLAETRPVA
- the groES gene encoding co-chaperone GroES, whose protein sequence is MKVRPLGDRILVQRVEPETKTKSGIYLPESATDKPQQAKVIALGQGRLLDNGERAPFQVKEGDTVLLGKWGGTEVKLDDKEFVVLGEDEVLAVVA
- a CDS encoding response regulator, with the protein product MRSVNPPRFNVLLTQDRDHAIEHWTRQLPRLLEPQGVHAHLARTGREAVDLATRLDVHAAVVDLLTPADDMRSASRDPMPGGLWLLQVLRRKPNRPPVVVVANDAYTLRQAQRFLNEALRLGAFSVINRPVDLDPLLQVIRRLIDRRYAGAWPAGRTEPNQSNDVFSSSQPKLDKPAD